The DNA segment TTAAAAATGAATATTTTTTATCCATATCAAATCCATCTCGGCTCAATATTCGACATTTCTCAAACACAAAAAAATCAGGTCTGTCTTTTAAGCTACGTCTGCAAAGTAATGTGTATTGCAAAATAGACTAACGTGCAAGGAAGTGCGCAGTATGATTGATGGTCCGTTTAGAACGGCACAATCATCAAAAAATAATGTGGCAATGATCGTGTTTGGTGCTTTACCACGTCGAATATAAATGGATAAAATTCACACAATTCATCCATAATGAATGACGCGTGGCGCTTTTAATAACAATCACGCGATAAAAATCAAAGAATTGACTATCATGGCTTTTGGGGGCTTAGAGATGTGGCAGAAGAATAAATTTTCAGATTATCCGTTTTCAATCAAAGGGCGGTTTTCCAGACTGTCCTACTTGGCTTGGGCTGGACTACTCTCTCTTGTTACCCTGATCGTAGTCATGATCAATACACTACTGGTGTCCCGAAACATTAGTGCTGAAGCGATACTGGATCAGCCGCCATCACTGTCTTATCTGTTTTGGCCATCGTGGATCGTGCTGATCATTTCTTTCTATTTAAGTAACGTCTTTATGATCCGCCGCTTGCATGATTTAAATCGTACGGGTTGGCTTGCCCTGATTGTGTATCTGCCCGTGATTGGTTTTTTATTTTGGTTGTATTTGGTCGTTGCGCACGGCTCAACTGAACGCAATCGCTATGGTCGCCCGCGTGATGCAAGCGTTTGGGAGGGGATTTTTGGATTGGTTTGGGGCGGACTATTGCTTGGCGCGTTGTTATTTTTTGGCGTATATGCGGTTCTTAACCCCGGTATCCAGCACTTCGATATACTGAGCGTCTTCCTGAAGAAATAATAAGGGAGCTTTTAAAAGCGTTGCTTAAACGACGCGCATTAAAAAACCCGCGCTAATCTCATCCTGATAGCGCGGGTTCCACATGTCAACATCCTGTCATTGCTTCCATACCGTTTGTAGTTCATCATGAACCACTTACGTTTTCATCCTACGGCTGTCCTTCCCTCTGGCAATCCTTGCCGACATCCCTGTGCCGTGAAGCTATTATTATCAAAATTCCCTTTTGAAAATAGAGCAATTCACGTCTCATCATGTAAGCCAAAGACTACATCAGATGATTTAAGCACAATAACACGGCTTTACTACAATCTGGTTAAACTTCACAAGATATTGATAATATTATTAATTGTGAGAATTGCATCTCACTATTATTCCTTATCAGTCCAAAGATCAGAAGATGTTTAGAACCATATGTGTCCCCGTACACACTTTGCCAATTACGTCCTACTCGAATAGCCAACCGCACCGCTCTGAAGAGACTTCTTTTGAGATTTTGAGATTTTGAGATTTTGAGATTTTGAGATTTTGAGATTTTGAGATTTTGAGATTTTGAGATTTTGAGATTTTGAGATTTTGAGATTGATTAAATCTGAACTGCCAAAACTTTTCAAACGCGCAATAAAAAACCCGCACTAGTATCATCCTGATAGCGCGGGTTCCACATGTTAACATCCTGTCAATTGCTTCCATACCGTTTGTAGTTCATCATGAACCACTTACGTTTACGTCCTACGGCAGTCCTTCCTTTTGGCAATCCATGCCGACATCCCTGTGCCGTGCAGCTATTATTACGAAAAGCGGTCTGACAACATAGAGCAATTCACGTCACCTCATGTAAGCCAAAGACTACAAGAACATATAACGCCGACACTACCCTGCAATCTTTCTGGCAATCTGATTCATTAATCCACTGATCCGATTACTTTTTTT comes from the Aquirhabdus parva genome and includes:
- a CDS encoding DUF805 domain-containing protein; this translates as MWQKNKFSDYPFSIKGRFSRLSYLAWAGLLSLVTLIVVMINTLLVSRNISAEAILDQPPSLSYLFWPSWIVLIISFYLSNVFMIRRLHDLNRTGWLALIVYLPVIGFLFWLYLVVAHGSTERNRYGRPRDASVWEGIFGLVWGGLLLGALLFFGVYAVLNPGIQHFDILSVFLKK